The Candidatus Eisenbacteria bacterium genome contains a region encoding:
- a CDS encoding carboxyl transferase domain-containing protein, with product MELIESHLDTQSEEFQSNAAHHRALAADLRRHLEAVKLGGGADSVARHRSRGKLFVRERIERLLDSGTAFLELSPLAAHGLYEGDAPCAGLVTGIGMVHGRAVMVVANDATVKGGTYYPMTVKKHVRAQEIALENRLPCVYLVDSGGAFLPLQAEVFPDRDHFGRIFFNQARMSALGIPQLAIVMGSCTAGGAYVPAMSDEAVIVRNQGTIFLGGPPLVKAATGEEVTAEELGGGDVHTRISGVADHLADDDGHALEIARDIVAHLSGATSKRPRLDFREPEPPRYDPQEIYGLLPRDLRTPYEVREVIARLVDGSRFHEFKARYGATLITGFAHLHGMPVGILANQGVLFSESALKATHFIELASQRGVPLLFLQNISGFIVGKQYEHGGIAKDGAKMVHAVANAPVPKLTVVIGGSFGAGNYGMCGRAYQPRFLFMWPNSRISVMGGEQAASVLAQVKQAQLVSAGKKMSAADEKAVKQPILEKYETEGSPYYSTARLWDDGIIDPAETRTAMALALAATLNAPIPAMRFGVFRM from the coding sequence ATGGAGCTGATCGAGTCCCATCTCGATACCCAGAGCGAAGAGTTCCAGAGCAACGCCGCACATCACCGCGCACTCGCGGCCGACCTCAGGCGGCACCTGGAAGCCGTCAAGCTGGGAGGCGGCGCCGATTCCGTAGCCCGCCATCGCTCGCGTGGCAAGCTGTTCGTGCGCGAGCGGATCGAGCGCCTGCTCGATTCCGGCACCGCGTTCCTCGAGCTGTCACCGCTGGCAGCGCACGGTCTGTACGAAGGGGATGCGCCGTGCGCCGGGCTCGTCACCGGCATTGGCATGGTCCACGGCCGCGCGGTCATGGTGGTGGCCAATGACGCGACCGTGAAGGGCGGCACGTACTACCCGATGACCGTCAAGAAGCACGTGCGCGCGCAGGAGATCGCGCTCGAGAACCGGCTGCCGTGCGTTTACCTCGTGGACTCGGGCGGGGCATTTCTGCCGCTCCAGGCCGAAGTGTTCCCGGACCGCGATCATTTCGGCCGCATCTTCTTCAATCAGGCCCGCATGTCTGCGCTCGGCATCCCGCAGCTCGCGATCGTCATGGGATCGTGCACCGCGGGAGGCGCCTATGTGCCGGCGATGAGCGACGAAGCGGTGATCGTCCGCAACCAGGGCACCATCTTCCTGGGCGGTCCGCCGCTGGTGAAAGCGGCGACCGGGGAAGAGGTGACCGCCGAAGAGCTCGGAGGCGGGGACGTCCACACGCGGATCTCCGGAGTTGCGGACCATCTGGCGGACGACGATGGGCACGCGCTCGAGATCGCGCGCGATATCGTGGCCCACCTCTCGGGAGCCACGTCAAAGCGCCCACGGCTCGACTTCCGCGAACCGGAGCCGCCGCGCTACGATCCCCAGGAGATCTACGGTCTCCTGCCGCGCGATCTGCGCACGCCCTACGAAGTCCGCGAGGTGATCGCCCGTCTCGTCGACGGCTCGCGCTTCCACGAATTCAAGGCGCGCTACGGCGCGACGCTGATCACCGGGTTCGCGCACCTGCACGGCATGCCGGTCGGCATCCTCGCCAATCAAGGGGTTCTGTTCAGCGAGTCGGCGCTCAAGGCCACGCACTTCATCGAGCTTGCGTCGCAGCGCGGCGTGCCGCTGCTCTTCCTCCAGAACATCAGCGGCTTCATCGTCGGCAAGCAGTACGAGCACGGCGGAATCGCCAAGGACGGCGCCAAGATGGTGCACGCCGTCGCCAACGCCCCGGTGCCGAAGCTCACCGTGGTGATCGGCGGCAGCTTCGGCGCCGGCAACTACGGCATGTGCGGGCGCGCGTACCAGCCGCGTTTTCTCTTCATGTGGCCCAACAGCCGCATCAGCGTGATGGGCGGCGAGCAGGCGGCGTCCGTTCTGGCGCAGGTCAAGCAGGCCCAGCTCGTGTCCGCCGGCAAGAAGATGAGCGCGGCCGACGAGAAAGCGGTGAAGCAGCCGATCCTCGAGAAGTACGAGACGGAGGGCAGTCCCTACTACTCCACGGCGCGACTCTGGGACGACGGCATCATCGACCCGGCCGAGACGCGCACCGCGATGGCGCTCGCCCTCGCCGCGACGCTCAACGCACCGATTCCCGCGATGCGCTTCGGCGTGTTTCGGATGTAG